In one Trichosurus vulpecula isolate mTriVul1 chromosome 8, mTriVul1.pri, whole genome shotgun sequence genomic region, the following are encoded:
- the BBIP1 gene encoding BBSome-interacting protein 1, whose amino-acid sequence MAEVKSMFREVLPKQGQLSVEDVATMVLCKPKLLPLKSLTLEKLEKMQQTAQETIRQQEMAEKEQHQTNQ is encoded by the exons ATGGCAGAGGTGAAGTCAATGTTCCGCGAAGTCCTTCCCAAGCAAG GGCAGTTGTCTGTGGAAGATGTGGCTACTATGGTGCTGTGCAAACCCAAACTTCTGCCGCTAAAATCTCTGACTCttgaaaaattagagaaaatgcAGCAAACAGCACAAGAAACTATTCGCCAACAGGAAATGGCAGAAAAGGAACAGCACCAAACAAACCAATGA